One Scomber japonicus isolate fScoJap1 chromosome 1, fScoJap1.pri, whole genome shotgun sequence DNA window includes the following coding sequences:
- the znf507 gene encoding zinc finger protein 507 → MEEISNVAVLISHSSAASSSSSTPAVLGSHSQSQTQQAVVEDASQSFQQKQAADSLIQVIEKLSKIVEKRPQRRCSLVGQKRVLQQASSAGGGREEGTRGSRGGSPFKKLRKDFKEEEEDTEVVRLDVSTADAALSPLVSGDTNNNNITSTVTEVTSNANSGDNKRTVTCYQCSLCPYLSPTLPLLKEHLKQHNEQHSDLILMCSECRFTSRDQGQLEAHVRLHYDNGGNLRRDSSPSDTHSEGKEEVLIKQDSDWSGSGGHVGTDITSSLGGSKELPQKKKWYSYEEYGLYRCLICSYVCSQQRMLKTHAWKHAGLVDCSYPIFEDDDGAPTRREAPTANTASSREEIVVLSPVVQDKSLQKLPTAFKLQLCVPMAVENKRDVLNEVSTQTGSLKVEEEEEETVYPIKDLTSEEPMVEVQVTTEAETEVEIHSHDNASVTDSLLSSAQKIINSGPNSAGHINVIVERLPSAEDSVIATNPLLLSPDVDGDKTLLDAEEEEQDDVGAAHHNKGGDEMVLSSSTGSPDIKPSVVISSDSPRDENIPPAGRKRTHSESLRLHSLAAEALVAMPMRTPELPTSSTKVSLKTITSPTQSPNTGQKMVDVTAAGQKASEVGTTAALLDFELHGEGREGGLASLGLGEGDEEGPAAKAGISLSLLTVIERLRERSDQNASDEDILKELQDNAQFQNGGVAGVVAADGAGSYVCSITGMDGLVASPDGGLVDYIPGSERPYRCRLCRYSSGNKGYIKQHLRVHRQRQPYQCPICEHIASDSKDLESHMIHHCKTRMYQCKQCPDTFHYKSQLRTHEREHHSFSGDVVALTSVNETVATVEDTERVTDEECGVQKMFKCDVCDYTSSTYVGVRNHRRIHNSDKPYRCCSCDFATTNMNSLKSHMRRHPQEHQAVQLLEQYRCSLCGYVCSHPPSLKSHMWKHAGDQNYNYEQVNKAINEAISQSSRAPQKLSAVLESVAERRAVTQPSQDKAKSPAEPLPTPTITPPTTTTATLAADSSTGPPAPTTDPSQWSGESPSPQGKDPVQPHSQGQTRTGQAPGPGMEYCVLLFCCCICGFESTSKERLMDHMKEHEGDIISIILNKEQQQQQQQPEPQASLQTAE, encoded by the exons ATGGAGGAGATCAGCAATGTAGCTGTACTCATCTCACACTCCTCCGCtgcctcgtcttcctcctccacgCCGGCAGTACTGGGATCTCACTCACAGTCCCAAACCCAGCAAGCTGTTGTGGAGGATGCCTCCCAGAGTtttcagcagaaacaagctgccGATTCTCTCATCCAGGTCATCGAGAAACTCAGCAAAATCGTGGAGAAACGGCCTCAGCGCCGCTGCTCCTTGGTGGGACAGAAAAGAGTGCTTCAACAGGCTTCCTCTGCAGGGGGAGGACGTGAGGAAGGGACgagagggagcagaggaggCTCCCCTTTTAAAAAACTTAGGAAGGATtttaaggaggaggaggaggacacagaGGTGGTGAGATTGGATGTCAGCACAGCTGATGCTGCACTTTCTCCGCTTGTGTCAGGTGACACTAACAATAACAACATCACCTCCACGGTGACAGAGGTAACCAGCAATGCCAACAGCGGTGACAACAAGCGGACAGTGACATGCTATCAGTGCAGCCTGTGCCCTTATCTCTCCCCAACGTTACCCCTGCTGAAAGAACACCTGAAACAACACAATGAACAACACAGTGACCTCATCCTCATGTGCTCAGAGTGTCGATTTACCTCCAGGGACCAAGGTCAGCTGGAGGCACATGTCAGGCTGCACTATGACAACGGGGGCAACCTGAGGAGGGACTCCTCTCCATCTGATACCCACAGCGAGGGAAAAGAAGAGGTTTTGATTAAGCAGGACAGTGACTGGTCTGGGAGCGGAGGCCATGTGGGAACAGACATCACCAGCTCATTGGGCGGCTCTAAGGAGCtgccacagaagaagaaatggtATAGCTATGAGGAGTATGGATTGTACCGCTGCCTAATCTGCAGCTATGTGTGCAGCCAGCAGCGAATGCTCAAGACTCATGCATGGAAGCACGCTGGCCTGGTTGACTGCTCCTACCCTATCTTCGAGGATGACGACGGGGCTCCAACAAGAAGAGAGGCCCCAACTGCCAACACTGCTTCAAGCAGAGAGGAAATAGTTGTTCTCTCTCCAGTTGTCCAAGATAAAAGCCTACAAAAGCTCCCCACTGCCTTCAAACTCCAGCTGTGCGTGCCGATGGCTGTTGAGAACAAAAgggatgttttaaatgaagtttcaACTCAGACTGGGAGTCTAAaagtagaagaggaagaggaagaaactgTATACCCCATCAAAGACCTGACCTCCGAGGAACCCATGGTGGAGGTGCAGGTGACGACAGAGGCGGAGACCGAGGTTGAGATTCATAGTCATGATAATGCGTCTGTCACAGACAGCTTGCTTTCATCAGCTCAGAAAATCATCAACAGCGGTCCAAACAGTGCCGGCCACATCAATGTGATTGTAGAGCGCCTGCCCTCAGCTGAGGATTCAGTCATAGCGACTAACCCACTTCTTCTGAGCCCGGACGTAGACGGGGATAAAACCTTACTGGatgctgaggaggaagagcaggatgATGTGGGAGCTGCACATCACAACAAAGGGGGGGATGAGATGGTCCTCAGCAGCAGTACTGGCAGCCCGGATATTAAACCCTCAGTTGTTATTAGTAGTGATTCCCCACGGGATGAAAACATTCCTCCAGCCGGTCGCAAAAGGACTCATTCTGAGTCTCTCCGCCTTCACTCTTTGGCTGCTGAGGCCTTGGTAGCTATGCCTATGAGGACCCCTGAGCTGCCCACATCCAGCACCAAGGTAAGTCTGAAGACCATTACCTCCCCAACACAGAGTCCGAACACAGGCCAGAAAATGGTAGATGTGACTGCAGCTGGTCAAAAGGCTTCAGAAGTAGGGACAACGGCAGCCCTTTTGGACTTTGAGCTACATGGCGAGGGCAGAGAAGGAGGTTTGGCTTCCCTTGGTCTGGGTGAGGGAGATGAGGAGGGTCCTGCAGCGAAAGCTGGCATCAGCCTGTCTCTGCTCACCGTCATTGAAAGACTCAGAGAGCGCTCTGACCAAAATGCCTCAGATGAGGATATCTTAAAAGAGCTTCAAGATAACGCTCAGTTCCAAAACGGAGGTGTGGCTGGTGTGGTTGCAGCGGATGGAGCTGGGAGCTACGTGTGTAGCATTACAGGAATGGATGGGTTGGTTGCTTCCCCAGACGGAGGTTTAGTGGACTACATCCCAGGCAGTGAAAGGCCATACCGGTGTCGCCTATGTCGCTACAGCAGCGGCAACAAGGGCTACATTAAACAGCACCTACGGGTGCACAGGCAGAGGCAGCCGTATCAGTGCCCCATCTGTGAGCACATTGCCTCGGACAGTAAAGACCTGGAGAGCCACATGATCCACCACTGCAAGACAAGGATGTACCAGTGCAAACAGTGTCCAGACACCTTCCACTACAAG AGTCAGTTGAGAACTCATGAAAGAGAGCACCATAGCTTCAGTGGTGACGTGGTAGCCCTCACATCAGTCAATGAAACTGTGGCCACGGTGGAGGACACTGAGCGGGTAACAGATGAAG AATGTGGTGTGCAGAAGATGTTCAAGTGCGATGTGTGTGACTATACAAGCTCTACGTATGTCGGGGTGAGGAACCACCGGCGGATTCACAACTCTGACAAGCCTTATCG GTGCTGTAGCTGTGATTTCGCCACTACCAACATGAACAGTTTAAAGAGCCACATGAGGAGGCACCCTCAGGAGCACCAGGCTGTGCAGCTGCTGGAGCAGTACAG GTGTTCTCTGTGCGGCTACGTGTGCAGTCACCCTCCATCACTCAAATCCCACATGTGGAAGCACGCTGGAGACCAGAACTACAACTACGAGCAAGTTAACAAAGCCATAAATGAGGCCATCTCCCAGAGCAGCCG TGCTCCTCAGAAGTTGTCAGCAGTTCTGGAGTCAGTGGCAGAGCGTCGTGCAGTGACCCAGCCCTCACAGGACAAAGCCAAGAGCCCAGCAGAGCCGCTGCCAACACCCACAATAACACCACCAACGACAACAACAGCAACCCTGGCTGCAGACAGCTCAACAGGCCCCCCTGCACCCACTACAGATCCTTCCCAGTGGTCAGGTGAGTCTCCAAGCCCCCAGGGGAAGGATCCAGTACAGCCCCATTCCCAGGGCCAGACACGCACAGGCCAGGCCCCTGGCCCAGGCATGGAGTATTGCGTGCTTCTGTTCTGCTGCTGTATCTGCGGCTTCGAGTCCACCAGTAAAGAGCGGCTGATGGATCACATGAAAGAGCACGAGGGagacatcatcagcatcatcctCAACAaggagcaacagcagcagcagcagcaaccagaGCCACAAGCTAGCCTGCAAACAGCAGAGTGA